Proteins encoded together in one Schistocerca americana isolate TAMUIC-IGC-003095 chromosome 8, iqSchAmer2.1, whole genome shotgun sequence window:
- the LOC124545654 gene encoding sarcoplasmic reticulum histidine-rich calcium-binding protein: MGKRQVWERGKCGGDDDDASVVGTTTTTQVWWGRRRRRRRKCGGDDDDDDASVVGTTTTTTQVWWGRRRRRRKCGGDDDDDDASVVGTTTTTTQVWWGRRRRRRRKCGGDDDDDDASVVGTTTTTTQVWWGRRRRRRKCGGDDDDDDASVVGTTTTTTTTQVWWGRRRRRRKCGGDDDDDDDASVVGTTTQVWWGRRRRRRRKCGGDDDDDDDASVVGTTTTTTTQVWWGRRRRRRRKCGGDDDDDDDASVVGTTTTTTTQVWWGRRRRRRRKCGGDDDDDDDASVVGTTTTTTTQVWWGRRRRRRRKCGGDDDDDDDASVVGTTTTTTTQVWWGRRRRRRRKCGGDDDDDDDASVVGTTTTTTTTTQVWWGRRRRRRRKCGGDDDDDDDASVVGTTTTTTTQVWWGRRRRRRRKCGGDDDDDDDASVVGTTTTTTTQVWWGRRRRRRRKCGGDDDDDDDASVVGTTTTTTTQVWWGRRRRRRRKCGGDDDDDDDAMSELGQDDRACSGRARQPVKPRVCALRPGESH, translated from the coding sequence atgggaaagaggcAAGTGTGGGAAAGAGGCAAGTGTGGTGGGGACGACGACGACGCAAGTGTggtggggacgacgacgacgacgcaagtgtggtggggacgacgacgacgacgacgacgcaagtgtggtggggacgacgacgacgacgacgcaagtgtggtggggacgacgacgacgacgacgcaagtgtggtggggacgacgacgacgacgacgcaagtgtggtggggacgacgacgacgacgacgcaagtgtggtggggacgacgacgacgacgacgcaagtgtggtggggacgacgacgacgacgacgacgcaagtgtggtggggacgacgacgacgacgacgcaagtgtggtggggacgacgacgacgacgacgcaagtgtggtggggacgacgacgacgacgacgcaagtgtggtggggacgacgacgacgacgacgcaagtgtggtggggacgacgacgacgacgacgacgacgcaagtgtggtggggacgacgacgacgacgacgcaagtgtggtggggacgacgacgacgacgacgacgcaagtgtggtggggacgacgacgcaagtgtggtggggacgacgacgacgacgacgacgcaagtgtggtggggacgacgacgacgacgacgacgcaagtgtggtggggacgacgacgacgacgacgacgcaagtgtggtggggacgacgacgacgacgacgacgcaagtgtggtggggacgacgacgacgacgacgacgcaagtgtggtggggacgacgacgacgacgacgacgcaagtgtggtggggacgacgacgacgacgacgacgcaagtgtggtggggacgacgacgacgacgacgacgcaagtgtggtggggacgacgacgacgacgacgacgcaagtgtggtggggacgacgacgacgacgacgacgcaagtgtggtggggacgacgacgacgacgacgacgcaagtgtggtggggacgacgacgacgacgacgacgcaagtgtggtggggacgacgacgacgacgacgacgcaagtgtggtggggacgacgacgacgacgacgacgcaagtgtggtggggacgacgacgacgacgacgacgacgacgcaagtgtggtggggacgacgacgacgacgacgacgcaagtgtggtggggacgacgacgacgacgacgacgcaagtgtggtggggacgacgacgacgacgacgacgcaagtgtggtggggacgacgacgacgacgacgacgcaagtgtggtggggacgacgacgacgacgacgacgcaagtgtggtggggacgacgacgacgacgacgacgcaagtgtggtggggacgacgacgacgacgacgacgcaagtgtggtggggacgacgacgacgacgacgacgcaagtgtggtggggacgacgacgacgacgacgacgcaagtgtggtggggacgacgacgacgacgacgacgcaagtgtggtggggacgacgacgacgacgacgacgcaa